A single region of the Actinoplanes sp. SE50/110 genome encodes:
- a CDS encoding VOC family protein translates to MHRSRLFGMLVDTPATEAGAAVSFWTAALGGSARQDPDEPEYTRVADVVPGVAVVVQAVDDRPRIHLDIETDDVEAETARLLGFGAQLVEDRGGHRILRAPGGHLVCVVPVQSSPELFAGDSRVWS, encoded by the coding sequence ATGCATCGAAGCCGGTTGTTCGGAATGCTCGTCGACACCCCGGCCACCGAGGCCGGCGCCGCGGTCTCGTTCTGGACCGCCGCGCTGGGCGGCTCGGCCCGGCAGGATCCGGACGAGCCGGAGTACACCCGGGTCGCCGACGTGGTCCCGGGTGTCGCCGTGGTCGTCCAGGCGGTCGACGACCGGCCGCGGATCCACCTGGACATCGAGACCGACGACGTCGAGGCGGAGACCGCCCGGCTGCTCGGCTTCGGCGCCCAGCTGGTCGAGGACCGCGGCGGCCACCGGATCCTCCGGGCGCCCGGCGGGCACCTGGTCTGCGTGGTGCCGGTGCAGAGCTCCCCGGAGCTGTTCGCCGGCGACTCCCGGGTCTGGTCCTGA